In Saccharomonospora marina XMU15, one genomic interval encodes:
- a CDS encoding GTP-binding protein, translating into MDSSGYRPESGLAAPEGEDDAGLLTVSAKIVIAGGFGVGKTTFVGSVSEVPPLNTEAWMTEAGSDIDELPPNGSKSTTTVAMDFGRITLHSDLLLYLFGTPGQARFWFLWDDLSRGALGAIVLVDTRRIDQSFAAINYFENDSDLPFIVAVNKFDGQLAHDLDEVRDALALNPDVPLITCDARDPASTAQALRELVSYTLSLAELSEPGRVRANA; encoded by the coding sequence ATGGACTCAAGCGGCTACCGGCCTGAATCCGGGCTCGCGGCACCGGAAGGAGAGGACGACGCCGGTCTGCTCACGGTTTCCGCGAAGATCGTCATCGCGGGCGGCTTCGGTGTCGGCAAGACGACGTTCGTCGGATCGGTTTCCGAGGTACCGCCACTCAACACCGAGGCGTGGATGACGGAGGCGGGCTCCGACATCGACGAGTTGCCGCCCAACGGGTCGAAGTCCACGACCACCGTGGCCATGGACTTCGGGCGTATCACCCTGCACTCGGACCTGTTGCTGTACCTGTTCGGCACGCCGGGGCAGGCCCGGTTCTGGTTCCTGTGGGACGACCTCTCGCGCGGAGCGCTCGGCGCGATCGTGCTCGTCGACACCAGGCGCATCGACCAGTCCTTCGCGGCCATCAACTACTTCGAGAACGACTCCGACCTGCCGTTCATCGTCGCCGTCAACAAGTTCGACGGGCAGCTCGCACACGATCTCGACGAGGTGCGCGACGCACTGGCGCTCAACCCCGACGTTCCATTGATCACCTGCGACGCCCGCGACCCGGCGTCCACCGCGCAGGCGTTGCGGGAGCTCGTCTCCTACACCTTGTCGCTGGCGGAGCTGTCGGAACCGGGGAGGGTCAGGGCGAATGCGTAG